The region AAACACCTGCTACCTCCTTGGAATCCGGGCCACCAGGCGTGGCCCGCAAGGAGACTAAGGAAGGCGCGGTGTTCCCCGGAGCGAAACGGAGGAAGCGGTTTTTCCCATCTCACAAGGAAAAACGGGAATCCGGGAGGTGCGCGACCCGATCAGCCGTGCAGTGCGCCGCGCACCGCGGCGTGCAGGCGCTCGTGCACGCCGCGCAGCTCGGCGCGGTCGGCGCGGACCTCGACCACGCGCAGCCCGGGACGCCGGCGCAGCGCGACGCCGAACTCCGAGCGCTGCCGCACCACGGTGTGCTCGACGCCGTGGGCCGCGCAGAGGCTGCCGATGTCGGTGCCGTGCGGGGTGCCGAAGACCCGCTCGAAGGAGCCGCGGTGTTCGGGACTTCCCTGCTCCAGCAGGGAGAAGATGCCGCCGCCGTCGTCGTTGAGGACCACGATCGTCAGGTCCGGGCGCTGTTCCTGCGGGCCGAGCATGAGCCCGTTGCTGTCGTGCAGGAACGTCAGGTCGCCGAGCAGCGCGTAGGACGGGCCGCCGTGCGCCAGCGCGGAACCGATCGCCGCGGACACCGTGCCGTCGATCCCGGCCACGCCGCGGTTGCGGTGCACGACGACGTCCGGTCGGTGGTTCGCGGCGAGGGCGACGTCGCGCGTCGGGTTCGAGGAGCCCAGCACCAGCAGCGAACCCGCCGGAAGGGCGTCGACGACGTCGCGGGCGACGACCGGCCCGTTCGGCCACCGCTCCAGGTCCAGCGCCGCGTGCAGGGCCGCCGACGCCTTCTGGTCGGCCTGCTGCCAGCCGGTCAGCCAGTCGGGGTCGGCGGGTCCCGGCGAGGCGCCGAAGGTCTCGGCGACCTCCCGCACGTTGTGCGCGGGCGTCGGCCAGTGCGAGCCGCCGTGGGCCAGCAGGACCTCGACCTCGGAGTCGGCGAGCAGGCTCTGCACCTGGCGGAAGACCGTGTTGCGGCCCACGCACAGCACCTGCTCGGGGCGGTGGTCGCGCATGAAGCCGGGCAGCTTGAGCAGCCACATGCCGGTGCTGATCGCGGCCGCGCCGGAGAGCCCGACACCGCCGGTCTCCGACAGCACCGGCCAGCCGTACCGCTCGCCCCAGGCGCTCGCGCTATCGGCGCCGCCGTCGGCGACCAGGACCAGACCGCGGCGCGACCGCACCTTCGACAGCGTGCTCGGCGCGCTCTCGTTCCCGGAGACCTCGGTCCAGCGCTGCCCGTCGGCCCGCCCGTCCAGCGGCTCGCACCAGTCGCGGTCGCCGCTGGGCACCAGCGGCTCCCGGAACGGCAGGTTCAGGTGCACCGGGCCGCCCCAGGTGGTGCCGGCTGCCATCGACGCCGCCCGGCACACCTGGGTGCGCCAGTAGGCGTTCTGGCCGGGCCGGTTCTCGGCCACCGCGAGCTCGTCGAACAGCCGGACCTCGGTGCCGTAGAGCCGGTACTGGTCGATCGTCTGGTTCGCGCCAGCGGCCCGCAGCTCGGGCGGGCGGTCGGCGGTCAGCACGATCAGCGGGATCCCCGCGTGACACGCCTCGCTCACGGCCGGATGCAGGTTCGTCGCCGCGGTACCCGAGGTGCACACCACGACCACCGGGCGCCGCGTGCGGGTGGCGATGCCCAGCGCGAGGAACCCGGCGCTGCGCTCGTCGATGCGTACGTGCAGATCGAGCCTGCCCGCCTCGGCGGCGTCGTGCAGAGCGAAGGACAGGGGTGCGTTGCG is a window of Saccharopolyspora erythraea NRRL 2338 DNA encoding:
- the menD gene encoding 2-succinyl-5-enolpyruvyl-6-hydroxy-3-cyclohexene-1-carboxylic-acid synthase, which produces MNPSTAQAEVLVDELVRNGVRQVVLAPGSRNAPLSFALHDAAEAGRLDLHVRIDERSAGFLALGIATRTRRPVVVVCTSGTAATNLHPAVSEACHAGIPLIVLTADRPPELRAAGANQTIDQYRLYGTEVRLFDELAVAENRPGQNAYWRTQVCRAASMAAGTTWGGPVHLNLPFREPLVPSGDRDWCEPLDGRADGQRWTEVSGNESAPSTLSKVRSRRGLVLVADGGADSASAWGERYGWPVLSETGGVGLSGAAAISTGMWLLKLPGFMRDHRPEQVLCVGRNTVFRQVQSLLADSEVEVLLAHGGSHWPTPAHNVREVAETFGASPGPADPDWLTGWQQADQKASAALHAALDLERWPNGPVVARDVVDALPAGSLLVLGSSNPTRDVALAANHRPDVVVHRNRGVAGIDGTVSAAIGSALAHGGPSYALLGDLTFLHDSNGLMLGPQEQRPDLTIVVLNDDGGGIFSLLEQGSPEHRGSFERVFGTPHGTDIGSLCAAHGVEHTVVRQRSEFGVALRRRPGLRVVEVRADRAELRGVHERLHAAVRGALHG